One Polaribacter reichenbachii genomic window, TTTTAATTCTAATTCAGTATGCTTATAAGGTTTAAGTTCTTTGAATAGCCAAGGTTTTTCACTTTCGTTTGCGTAAAATCGATATTGTTTGTTATTGGCTTGAATATCAAATTCCATAATTATTCCGTCCATTAAAAAACTTTGATTACCAATAGGTTCTAATTTTCCTATTTCTTTTCCATCGCTTGTCGTTAGAACTAAATGATTTTCTTTTAGTTGAATGATTCCAGTTTTTATATCTTCATACTCATTACCCAAAAAGATGTAAGAACCCTCATATTTTTTAAGGGCATCAATAGGCAGTTCAATAATTATATTCTCTATTTCTTGATTAGTGTTAACTTGCTTTTTATTTGGAATATATAAATCTACAAGTTGAAAAAATCGTTCTTCGAAGTCTTCTTCAAACGTGTTTTGTGTGGAAAAAAAGGCAATATCTAATTCTGGAAAATATAAGTATTTAGAAACGAATCCTCCCATAATCATACCGTCAAATCCCAAAGCGGAATAACCATTATGCGTTTCAAACTCAACACCCAATCCATAGTTAATTGTGGTTCCATCATTTAGCTTTGCTTTGGTGTGCATTTTCTTCCACAAATCGGGTTTACCAATGGTTGCATTTTGAATACCTTGATGCCATTTAAACATATCTCTTGGTGTTGTCAAAATTTGACCATCTCCATTGTAGATTGTAGCAGGTAAATCCATTTTATAATAAGCTTCCTCATCTTCAATATATCCAATGGCTCTATTTTTTATTATGTCATACGTTCTATTTTTCTTAATCGTGTTTTCCATTTTTAATGGTGTAAAAATATGTTCTTGCAAAAATTCTGCAAAAGATTTTTTTGATACTTTTTCAATAATATTGGCAAGCAAAATGTAGTTTGCATTTGTATATTCAAAATATTCTCCAGGTTTAAAGTTGAGTTCTTTTAAATTAACAATTATATTGCTAACTCTGGGTTGCGTAAGTAAGTCATTAAAAGACAAATCTGCCAAATAGAAATATGGGTCAACTTCTGGTATACCGCTTGTTTGATTTAATAATTGTTCTATTGATGGGTCGCCTTTTTTATACCTAGAAAGGTTATTGATGTATTTATAAGCAGGTTCTTTAATGGATAATTTTCCTTCATTCTCTAATAACAAAATTGCTGCTGCAGTAAATTGTTTTGCAATGGAACCAATGTCGAATACGGTTTCGCTAGTTATTGGAATGTTATAATCAAGATTTGCAATTCCATATTGTTTTTCAAGTACAATTTTATTGGCTTTAAATACAGCTATTGAAAATCCGGGTTGATTGCTGGTTAGTTGGTATAGACTGTCTACCTTTGAATCAATATTTTGAGAAGTTGCTAATTTTGGAATTAGTAGTAAAAATATTATTAGTATTCCAAACTGTTTTTTATTCATAAATTTTGTTTTTCTTTCTCTAAAGACTCTTTTAATTTCTCATTATTACAGTTGAGTGAGGTATTATTATTGCCAACGTGATTGTGTATTGAAAGTTGCGATTTTTGTGAACGGCTATTTTCCGTAGAAAAATATAAGTGAGCAAAAAAGCAACAACATTTGATTAAGCTAAAATTAAGCAATTTTTTATACACGGTGTTAGCTTTTAGTGCTTTATTCCAAATAAATTTATTTCTTTTTCTATTCTCAAAATATTTCTAATTCTTTCATTTTATTAAGAAATTAATTCAGTTTTTTCATTATTAATTTAAACTAAACAACTTAAATTGTATTATTCAATAAATAGTTTTTTCTTATTTTACAAAATGTTTTTCAATAGATAAAACTATTAACTGTCAAAAAAAATTATACATTTTCTAATGTAATTCTGCTTTATTAAACTAGAGTTTAAATTCAAAATTTTTAATAATATTTGAATCTAAGTTTGTAAACTGTTTTTTTTCAGTTTTATTAAGTCAATTATTGTTATTACTATAAAAAATATAAATAATAATATTCCTAATGGAATTGTGATAAATAAAAACCAAGGAATAACTCCCCAAAAACAATTAGATTCATTACAAGATTCATTTGTTATCAAATTGGTTATTGTAGCTCCAATATATCCGATTATAAATGGACTTAAAGCTATGATAAATATTAAAATTATTCCAATTGGAAATTTTATAAAATCTTTTTTTCTTTTAAAATAAATCATTTTTATTTTTTCTCAATTTTTCTCAGGTAAACTTGCTTACGCATTAAAGCCAACGTATTTGTGTTATGAAAAGTTGCGTGTTTTAAGCACTAAAGTTAGTAAATAAAACACAGATAGAAAGTCCGCGAGGACTTTCGTAAATTGGCTAAAACCAACAATTAATTATACACGGTGTTGTACACCGTTTTTTATTCCGCTTTTCTAATTGCAATTTCTTTAATTATTCCTTTTTCAACTTTTTCTATATCTGACAAAGTTATTTGAAACCAAAATTCCTCTCTATTTTTGTTAAAAAAACTAAAAGTAAATTCATCCTCAATTCCCTCAAATCCTCCACAATAATTTTCCGTTTGAAATTGGTCGCAACTTTCAATTAAGTTCCATTCCTTTAAATCAAGATTTTCCCTTAAAATTTCTTTGCAAATTAAAATGAACTCATTATTTATTTTATGCGTAATTTCCATTTTCAATATTATGTGATATTTTTATTCTAAATCTGTATCACTTTCTTTAATAGTTATAATTTCAAATTCGATAGATTTTAAAATATCTAATAAAAAGTTTTCAGTTTTATTCTTTTCGTAACAAGGATGAGTTAAGTCAATTCTTGTCTTTAAAATCCATCCACATTCTTTATTCGAATTATTATAATATTTTCCTTCAATATCCTCATTTCTAAAAAGTTCAAACCAAGTTCCAGTTCCTTTATTAAGATTCCAATAAAAGTATTTTAAAACAAAAGGTAATCGAGCTTCAAGCATTGATTTACTTTTCGTTTTTGACATTGTTCTATCAAGAGTTTTTAAATAATCATTCACTCTTTGAACGATTATTTTTTCATCTTTTGCAGAAGACTTAATTCCATAAATAGTGTGTTTTTTCATAGGTATTTCGTCAAATGGAGTACAACGTTATTGTGTATGGTTTGTTGCGTGTTTTAAGCAACTAATTTAGTAAATAATTACCGACCAAGAAAGTCCGCGAGGACTTTCGTAAATTGGCTAAAACCAAGCAATTAATTATACACGGTGTTGTAACTTGTTTTTATTCCTTCTCAAAATAAATATTTGTTGAAATACTATCTTTAACTACGGAATCATTAAACATATAATCAAACGAAATCTTAATTACTCCTAAAATTTCTTTATCTTCTTTTTCAAAGTATGCAATTCTACTACCACTAAGAAGCATTTTTCGCTTAATCTGAAGTATTACAGATTCTTTGGTATTTACTGAATCTATTATCGGATTTGTAATAAAAGTTTCTAAAAGATTAATTTTAGGTTTCATATCAAAGCCTTGAGCTTCTTTAAGAATATATGGTTTGTCATAAAATTCATAATTAACAATTCTAAAATTTTCATTTATAATACTTTTAGTTCCTTGATAAGTAAATTCAATTTTTAAACTGTCAATATTTGTAAAACTATCCATTTTTGTTGTAACTCTATAAGGTTCAACTCTTATTAATGGTTTAATTAACTTATAAGAATTTATATTTGTGTTTTCTTTCTTTATACTAATTTGCAATAATATGTATCCAACAATTAAACCTCCTAAAATAGCTATTGTCCAGGGGTCATAGAATATTTTTTTAAGATTTAATCTACCGTTAGAAGATAGTTTTGAATACCCTCCAAACTTTATGAAATCATAACCTTTTTTTGTTATTTCTGGGTTTATTAATTTATAATCTTTATCAAATTGAAAATTTACTAATTCATCTTCATTTATTCTTCTTAAATATTTCATTGAAGTATTAGTTAATAATTCTAATTGTTGATTTGAATCATTTTCTCTTTTGACTAACTCTTTTAAAATATTATCTAGTGTTTTAATATCATTTTCGTCTAAACTTAAATTAATGTTTGGACTTGTAATATTTATGTTAAAATCTGATTTCTTCATTTAAAATAAGTTACAACTAGCTCATAAACACAACTTATATAAGTTTATCCCTCTTTTTTAGTGGAATATACCTATACTATTTAATTTATTATTTGTGTTTACATATGTTTTTTTTTGATAAATATAAACTTTAGTTTTTTAATGTCAAACTTACAGGCTAGTTTTTATTAGTAAGTAAAAATTATCCTATACTTCCCTAGTTTGTTTTTTAAGGCATAATTAGTTGTAATTACAGGCCTTTTTAGTGTTTAGTTTGGTTTTATAGTTAAGTTACCTTGTAAATTTCATTTAAAAATCAATAAAATGGTTAAAAAAAGCCACGAAAAAACCACCTTTCTATAAGTTTTGCTCCAGTTTGCTTCGGGTCTTGTTCGGAAAAGCATCTATTTTAAAAAAATACACCCAACCCTCACCCGAAGGAAACCCGAACAAGACTCGAACAAAACCCCCTAAAATCAAGAAAATAGGGTCATTGAGGGTCAGTTGGGGTCAGTTAGGGTCAATTAGGGTCAATTAGGTTCAAATAGGGTCAGTTGGGGTCAGATAGGGTCAATTAGGGTCAATTAGGGTCAGTTGGGGTCGTGTGCTTGGTTTATAGAAAAATAGCTTTTAGATTTGGAGCATATTAATTTTAAAACCATTCAATTATGGCAACATTCGAAAAAGGAATCCTTGGTGGATTCTCTGGAAAAGTAGGTAACGTAGTAGGCTCTCGATGGAGAGGGAAAAACATCATGCGTAGTTTACCCCAACGTGGTAAATACACTCCTACAACCAAACAAGAGGAACAACGTTTAAAGTTTAAAACCGTCATCTCGTTCTTGAGCCCTATTGTAGAGATTCTAAGTCAGTATTTTGGGAGTCCGCAGGGCGATAAATCAAGAACTAACTTGGCTACCTCCTATCATCTTAAAAATGCAGTAGTAAGTACCCCACAAGGTATGGTCATGGATTATGCAAAGGTGCTGATTAGCAAAGGAGATTTAAGGGGTTTAGATGGGGCAACCGTAGCTGCTGCTACAGGGCGTTTGTTAAACTTAAATTGGCAAGACAACAGTGGCCAAGGTAAAGCTACCTCAACAGATGCTTTAATGGCAGTGGTGTATGCACCAGATTTAAATTTGTTTTATAGTGGTACAAACTTGGCTACTAGAGATGCAACCTCTGTAAGTATTACTTTACCTCCATTTATGTTAGGGTTCGAAGTAGAAGTTTGGGCATCCTTTTATAAACCAGACACCAATTTTGCAGCCACTAGTACTTATCTAGGTGCAGTAACCGTAGTGTAAACTTTAAATACATAACGATACATGTTAACAACGGATAAGTATATGCGTGTTAGGAATTCATTTGGCAATTATGATGCACTAACACGCTTTTTTAATTTCGTGTTTTTAAAGCCCCCACAAAAAGTGATTAAATTTAACTGTTATTTCTTAAACTTATTAAAGGTATTAAAAGTAGTTTTAATTAATACTCTATTAATTAACTTTTTAGGATACAAACGCATTTTACCTAGTTTACAACTTGGTATCATATCCTTTTTTATCCATCGCTTAAGAGTACTTTCACTAATCTTAAAATACATTAAAACATCTTCGAAAGTAAGCCAGATTTCATCATTTATATCTTCTATCGTGTAACCGTAATTGGGTTTATTATCCCCATCTTTATTCTTTGACATAGGTTTTTGTTTTTAGTTAATATATATCCTTGAATATTAGACAATTGACACACAATATAACAATTTTTTATAGAAATGATAATTTCTACGTAAAAACAGGGGTTTTTACCTAGTGTATTGATTGGGTGTTATTTAGGTGGTTTTTGTATGTATTTATATAAAATGTTAGTAATTACCAAGTGTTGTGTAATACTTTATAAAACATAAAAAATAGAAGCCTATCACCAACTTATTTGTTTAAAATACAGTGTAAAATTTTGCTATTTACTTATGAATTTTAGTACCTTTCTAAACTATTAGTAGATTGCTTACTGATTAAAAAAAGAAATTAAAAGAGAAAAAATATTGACTTGATACCATACAATTAAAACTAAAATTTTTTATTTTTTTATAAGTAAAATACTAAAAATCAAATTTTAATATTTAAGTATAATTACCAAAATTTTAAAAGTCAAAGAATTATTAATTGAAAGAACAGAATTAAATAAATGATTACAAAACAAGCATTAGGAAGCACACTTTTTGGAATGGCAGACATTCTACGTGACAAAGTAGAAGATTACAAAGCCTACATACTTTCACTACTCTTTTTTAAACGTCTTTCAGACAATTACGAATGGGAAACCGAGAACGAAATCAAGGAATTTGTAAAACGTGAAGGTAGACAACCAACCGAAGCGGAAAAAAGAATAATCGTAGCTCAAAAACACGATTTTAAAATTCCCGAAGGTTGTTTTTGGAAAGATGTTCGTGATGCTTCACCTGACAAGAAAAACGAAAAACTGAACAAAGCAGTAAACGAAATTGCAGATGCTAATGTTGACCGACAAGGAAAAGCAGTTTTAAAAGGTGTCATTAACACAGTTCGCTGGAACGAACCAGCACCTGACGGTTCTGGTAGTAAAAAGTTAAGTCCACAGGTTTTGACTTCTTTGGTTAGTTATTTAGATGCTGTGGATTTAAGCAACAAAAATGCTTCTGTTGATGTTTTAGGTGATGCTTATGAATATTTAATAAAGCGATTTGCAGACGAAAATAAAGGCGGAACAACCGCTGGACAATTCTATACACCTCAAGAAGTTGTTGATGTCATTGTTCGTTATCTAAAACCACAGAAAAACACAACGGTTTACGACCCAACTTGTGGTTCTGGTGGATTCCTTATTAATGCTGCTAAATATTGTAAAACTAACTACAATAACTCAAAAGCTGTTCGCTTATTCGGGCAAGAAGATGTTTGGAACACTTGGGCGATTGCCAATATTAATATGATTCTTCACGGATTGGATGCTCGAATAGAAAAAGGCGATACCATTCTCGACCCAAAATTTGTGGAAGAAGACAACGAGCTTGAAATCAAACAATTTGATTTAGCAATGGCTAATTTCCCTTTTTCACAAGAAAACTGGACAAAAACAGGGAAACCAAAAAAAGACAGTAAAGGAAAAACCAAGAATAAAAAAGACGGCTCACCTCAATTAGAATATCCTAAAGATGGTTTTACAGACCCTTATGGAAGATTAGTGTATGGTCAACCACCTTATTCTAATGGAGATTTTGCTTTTTTACAACACATTGTTGCATCTATTAAAGACAATGGAAAAGCAGGAGTTGTTTGCCCGCAAGGTGTTTTGTTTAGAGGGCAACCTGAAAAAACCGAAGAAGAGGACGGACAAAACCGAAAAGCAGATGACGAATATTTAATCCGTAGAGGATTTTTACAAGGGAAAATTGACCACAATGGCGAGTTTACAGAAATGCATAACATTATTGATGCTATTGTAGTATTACCTAGCAATTTGTTTTATGGCACAACCATTCCAGGTGCTATTTTATTTATAAATAAGAACAAGCCAGCAGCACGCAAAGACAAAGTGCTGATGGTTTATGCTGCCAAAGAAGGTTGGTATAGAGAAGAAGCCAATATGAATGTGCTTTTGCCTCACGATATTTTAAGAATTTCTACCATTTTAGAAAGTTGGGGAGATTTAGAAATTGCCAAAACTTGGATTGATTCTCAAAAAACAAGATTAAAAACTTTGATACAAGAAGACCTTGATTTCAAACTATTAGAAATTAAAGAGTATTACGCAGAAGACATAGAAATTAAAAAGGAAAAACTAGCAAAAGCAAAAAAAGTAATTACAGACAGAGAAGCTGCCAACAAAAAACCAACGAAAGGACAAGAAAAAGCTGTCGTAACTGCTCAAACAGCTTTAGACAAATTAACCATCGAAAAAGAAAACAAAATTAACGCAGCACATAAACAAGCGGAAAAAGAAAGACAAGCAATTGATGATGTAGAGCAAGAGTTGATTACAATGTTACAAGACCCAGAGCAACGTAAACGCTATTTTAATATTGCAGATATGGAAGAACTGGAAGAGAACGAGTTCAATCTTAACATACCTCGTTATGTAGATACTTTTGAGCCCGAAGAAGAAATTGACTTAAAAATAGCGATTACCGAATTTAAAAATATCATTGGTAAAGAAACCGAATTAGACAAGTCTATTAATGAACTTTTAAACGTGTTAAATTAATGGAAGATTGGATTGAGATTCGGTTAGGAGGTTTATTTGATGTAAATGTAGGTGGTGATTTAAGAAAGGCATTTTTTTCCAAAAAAACTGATGATTTTTATAGGTATCCTATTTATTCAAATTCGTTAGATAACAAAGGTTTATATGGTTTTACTTCAAAACCAAGACATCCCGCAAATAGTATAACAATTACAGGACGTGGATTTATAGGACACGCTGAATATAGAAATACAGAGTTTGACGCCATCGTTAGGTTACTGGTTTTATCACCTAAAGAAAAAGTCGATTGTCGTTTTGTTACCTACTTAATAAATAGTAGAATAAGATTTGCGATTGAAAGTACAGGCGTCCCACAATTAACTGCACCTAAAATTCTAAAAAAGAAAGCTTTTATTCCTAGGTCTGTTCCTGAACAAACTGCAATAGCTACAATAATTTCCAATATAGATGAAGTTATGGATGCTACAAAAAACAGTATTAAAGCAGCCGAAAAACTAAAAAAAGCTTTAGTTCAAAACTTACTAACTGGCAAGCTAAAACCAGATGGAATTTCACGTAAAGAAGATGAGTTTTATGAAGATGAAAAATTTGGAAAAGTACCTCTTGGTTGGAAAATTAAAAGTATTAAACAGCTTTTTGATTTCTTTCCTACTTCTTCTTATTCAAGGTCAAAACTCATTGATAAAGGAGAAATAGGATATATACATTATGGTGATATTCATACAAAGTTTGATAGGTTACTTGACCTCTCGTCAGAATCCGTTCCGTTTATACCAAATGAACTTGAAAAGAAATATGAAAAACTAAAGGATGGAGATTTAGTAGTTTCAGATGCTTCCGAAGATTGGGATGGAGTAGGAAAATCTATTGAAATAATCAATTCCAATTCTAAAAAAGTAATTGCAGGTCTTCATACATTACACTTAAGACCAAAATCGGATGATTTAATATTAGGAATTAAAGGATATATTATGAATTTATACCAAGTTTCTACTTCAATCAAAAGAATGGCGACAGGTGCAAAAGTTTATGGAGTGTCAAAATCAAGTTTGTATAAAATCTTACTTCCAATTCCTTCTGAACCTGAACAGCAAGCTATAAAAAAGAAATTAGATGAAGTTTCTAATGAAATCAGTCAAAAACAAGATAAAATCAACAAACTTCAACGCTTAAAAAAATCATTAATGCAAAATTTACTAACTGGTAAAGTTCGTTTACCAGAAGAATTTATTGCACAGTTTGAAGATGAAATTGAAGTAACCAATACGACTACAACAGCACAATAATATGGGACATTTATCAGAACTAAAAGGTGTAGAAAAACCAGTAACTGAATGGTTAAGTAAAATGGGTTGGTCATTCAAAAGTAATGAGGATTTAAAAACCTACGAGCGTCCTTTTTCTAAACCCATTATTGAACAAATATTGGTAGAAAAAACAGCTTTAATAAATAATATAAGCGAAGAAGTTGCACAACACGCAGTTGAAATGCTGATGCAAAACTTAAACAACCCAATTCCTATTCTTGGAAATGAAGCATTTTTAGACAAATTGGTTTCAGGTGTTACGCTTTCGGTAAAAGACAAAGACATTGATGTACTTTTTATCGACTTTGAAAACATTTGGGAAAACGATTTTATTGTAACCAATCAGTTTTGGGTACAAGGTTACAAAATGGTAAAAACTGATATTGTCTTGTTAGTTAATGGTGTTCCTTTAGTACCAATAGAAGCAAAACAAAGAGCAAGAAAAGGCACAAATTGGATGGAAGGTGTTCGCCAATTTTCAACTTACGACCAAAGAGCCGATAAATTATATATGTGTCATTGTTTTGGTGTAGCTTGCAATGGTAGGATTACAAAATATGGAGTTCCTGGAGCTTCATCATCTTATTTCAATGAATGGAAAAACACCTTGTTAGACGTAAGTCAACCCAATCCAATTTTAGAACCAACTAATGACCTTTGTCCAACCTATCAAGATAAAAAAGATGGGTTTTGGAATTTTGATGTTGACCGTTTACCAAATGGCGAAGTATTGGAGCGAATGAAACTCGGTATCATTGGCTTATTGCAACCAGCAAGAGTGTTGGATATTTTAAAGCACTTTTTAGTTTTTGAACGAGAAGAAGGAAAAATTGTAAAGAAAGTAGCTCGTTATCAACAATTACGAGCAGCCAATAAAATTGCAGATAGAGTTATAAAAGGCGATTTAGACCAAGGTGTAATTTGGCATACACAAGGTTCTGGAAAGAGTTTAACAATGCTTTACACAGCATATAAACTTCGTCAGAGCAAGGAACTAAAAGACCCAACTATTTATATTGTAGTTGACCGTAAAGATTTGCGAGAACAAATTGGTGGAACTTTTGACGATTGCGAATTTCCTAATGCGAGACCAGTAAATAATATTGGAGATTTAAAACATATTATCAAAACTTCACCTTCAGGGGTTTTTATTACAACCGTTCAAAAATTTGATGAATTAGGCGACCGACAAGATTTGCGAGACAATGTAATTGTTTTAATTGACGAAGCACATAGAACACAATACGGTAATTATCAAATGGAATTACAAGCAGTTTTACCAAACGCCAAACGATTTGCATTTACAGGAACACCAATACCAAAAACACACCAAGAATTTGGAATAGTTGACCAAGAGAAAGGAAAACACGAATATTATTTAGATAAATATAGCATTCAAGATGCAATTGATGATGGAGCTACAAAACCAATTCGCTACACTTTTGGACCTACGGAATGGTTTTTAGACAAGGAGAAATTAAAAGAAGGTTACGAAGAAATAACAGCAGAACTTACAGAAGATGAAAAGAAAGCAGTTGAAAGAAGAGTTTCAGCTTGGAAAGTCTTTTTAAAGCATCCTGACCGTGTTGAAACACTTGCAAAAGATATTGCAACGGATTTTAAAGAAATGCTCGAACCACAAGGCTATAAAGCTCAAATAGTCGCTTGTGATAAAGAAGCTTGTGTTTTGTATTACAATGAACTGATGAACTATTTCGACCGTTCAGAAGTCGCAATAATATTCTCAACTGGACATTACGAAGAAGGCGAAAAATACGAACTCTACAAAGACCATTACAAAGAAGATAAAGAACGTAAAAAGCTTATAAAACAGTTCAAGAAAAGAATTACAGAAGAAGAACAAAAAATGGGTAACAACCTAAAAATCTTCATTGTCTGTAATATGCTTTTAACTGGATTTGATGCACCAATTGAACAAACAATGTATTTGGATAGTCCTTTACGAGACCATAACCTTTTACAAGCAGTAGCAAGAACCAATAGGCCTTATGATGATAAAGTAACGAAGTTATCTAAAGAGTTTGGGCGAATTGTTGATTATGTTGGAGTGTTCCAAAACTATAAAGAAGCATTAAACTATGACCCAGAAGATATAGGCGAATTTGAAGATGTAGAAAGTTTAGTAAAAACATTCCCTAAAGTTTTAGACGAAGCTTTTAAGCCTTTTAATAACATTAAACTGGAAGATAGTTATGAATGTACAATGGCAATAGTAAGAAAGCTATCTGAAATTGACCACGGAAAATTTGAAAACGACTTTAGAGAAGTCATTCAACTTTGGGAATCAATTTCACCACATCCAGCATTGCGTGAATCAAAAATAAAATACTTGTGGCTGAATGAGATTTATGAAATCTATTTAGAAGAATTTAAACGATTAGATTTTGATGCAGAAATCTATGCAGCCAAAACACGTAAATTAATTCAAGAAACTTCTAAACTGCTAAATTTCAAAGGTCAT contains:
- a CDS encoding serine hydrolase domain-containing protein, which encodes MNKKQFGILIIFLLLIPKLATSQNIDSKVDSLYQLTSNQPGFSIAVFKANKIVLEKQYGIANLDYNIPITSETVFDIGSIAKQFTAAAILLLENEGKLSIKEPAYKYINNLSRYKKGDPSIEQLLNQTSGIPEVDPYFYLADLSFNDLLTQPRVSNIIVNLKELNFKPGEYFEYTNANYILLANIIEKVSKKSFAEFLQEHIFTPLKMENTIKKNRTYDIIKNRAIGYIEDEEAYYKMDLPATIYNGDGQILTTPRDMFKWHQGIQNATIGKPDLWKKMHTKAKLNDGTTINYGLGVEFETHNGYSALGFDGMIMGGFVSKYLYFPELDIAFFSTQNTFEEDFEERFFQLVDLYIPNKKQVNTNQEIENIIIELPIDALKKYEGSYIFLGNEYEDIKTGIIQLKENHLVLTTSDGKEIGKLEPIGNQSFLMDGIIMEFDIQANNKQYRFYANESEKPWLFKELKPYKHTELELKELEGIYLNKSLQIAKEIKFEDDKLQFYYGKGAYNVEIEALSKDLFSIPNYSIQFIRNKSGKIISMKIMGLEFEKI
- a CDS encoding DUF6266 family protein, coding for MATFEKGILGGFSGKVGNVVGSRWRGKNIMRSLPQRGKYTPTTKQEEQRLKFKTVISFLSPIVEILSQYFGSPQGDKSRTNLATSYHLKNAVVSTPQGMVMDYAKVLISKGDLRGLDGATVAAATGRLLNLNWQDNSGQGKATSTDALMAVVYAPDLNLFYSGTNLATRDATSVSITLPPFMLGFEVEVWASFYKPDTNFAATSTYLGAVTVV
- a CDS encoding helix-turn-helix domain-containing protein — encoded protein: MSKNKDGDNKPNYGYTIEDINDEIWLTFEDVLMYFKISESTLKRWIKKDMIPSCKLGKMRLYPKKLINRVLIKTTFNTFNKFKK
- a CDS encoding type I restriction-modification system subunit M, with product MITKQALGSTLFGMADILRDKVEDYKAYILSLLFFKRLSDNYEWETENEIKEFVKREGRQPTEAEKRIIVAQKHDFKIPEGCFWKDVRDASPDKKNEKLNKAVNEIADANVDRQGKAVLKGVINTVRWNEPAPDGSGSKKLSPQVLTSLVSYLDAVDLSNKNASVDVLGDAYEYLIKRFADENKGGTTAGQFYTPQEVVDVIVRYLKPQKNTTVYDPTCGSGGFLINAAKYCKTNYNNSKAVRLFGQEDVWNTWAIANINMILHGLDARIEKGDTILDPKFVEEDNELEIKQFDLAMANFPFSQENWTKTGKPKKDSKGKTKNKKDGSPQLEYPKDGFTDPYGRLVYGQPPYSNGDFAFLQHIVASIKDNGKAGVVCPQGVLFRGQPEKTEEEDGQNRKADDEYLIRRGFLQGKIDHNGEFTEMHNIIDAIVVLPSNLFYGTTIPGAILFINKNKPAARKDKVLMVYAAKEGWYREEANMNVLLPHDILRISTILESWGDLEIAKTWIDSQKTRLKTLIQEDLDFKLLEIKEYYAEDIEIKKEKLAKAKKVITDREAANKKPTKGQEKAVVTAQTALDKLTIEKENKINAAHKQAEKERQAIDDVEQELITMLQDPEQRKRYFNIADMEELEENEFNLNIPRYVDTFEPEEEIDLKIAITEFKNIIGKETELDKSINELLNVLN
- a CDS encoding restriction endonuclease subunit S — translated: MEDWIEIRLGGLFDVNVGGDLRKAFFSKKTDDFYRYPIYSNSLDNKGLYGFTSKPRHPANSITITGRGFIGHAEYRNTEFDAIVRLLVLSPKEKVDCRFVTYLINSRIRFAIESTGVPQLTAPKILKKKAFIPRSVPEQTAIATIISNIDEVMDATKNSIKAAEKLKKALVQNLLTGKLKPDGISRKEDEFYEDEKFGKVPLGWKIKSIKQLFDFFPTSSYSRSKLIDKGEIGYIHYGDIHTKFDRLLDLSSESVPFIPNELEKKYEKLKDGDLVVSDASEDWDGVGKSIEIINSNSKKVIAGLHTLHLRPKSDDLILGIKGYIMNLYQVSTSIKRMATGAKVYGVSKSSLYKILLPIPSEPEQQAIKKKLDEVSNEISQKQDKINKLQRLKKSLMQNLLTGKVRLPEEFIAQFEDEIEVTNTTTTAQ
- a CDS encoding type I restriction endonuclease subunit R — its product is MGHLSELKGVEKPVTEWLSKMGWSFKSNEDLKTYERPFSKPIIEQILVEKTALINNISEEVAQHAVEMLMQNLNNPIPILGNEAFLDKLVSGVTLSVKDKDIDVLFIDFENIWENDFIVTNQFWVQGYKMVKTDIVLLVNGVPLVPIEAKQRARKGTNWMEGVRQFSTYDQRADKLYMCHCFGVACNGRITKYGVPGASSSYFNEWKNTLLDVSQPNPILEPTNDLCPTYQDKKDGFWNFDVDRLPNGEVLERMKLGIIGLLQPARVLDILKHFLVFEREEGKIVKKVARYQQLRAANKIADRVIKGDLDQGVIWHTQGSGKSLTMLYTAYKLRQSKELKDPTIYIVVDRKDLREQIGGTFDDCEFPNARPVNNIGDLKHIIKTSPSGVFITTVQKFDELGDRQDLRDNVIVLIDEAHRTQYGNYQMELQAVLPNAKRFAFTGTPIPKTHQEFGIVDQEKGKHEYYLDKYSIQDAIDDGATKPIRYTFGPTEWFLDKEKLKEGYEEITAELTEDEKKAVERRVSAWKVFLKHPDRVETLAKDIATDFKEMLEPQGYKAQIVACDKEACVLYYNELMNYFDRSEVAIIFSTGHYEEGEKYELYKDHYKEDKERKKLIKQFKKRITEEEQKMGNNLKIFIVCNMLLTGFDAPIEQTMYLDSPLRDHNLLQAVARTNRPYDDKVTKLSKEFGRIVDYVGVFQNYKEALNYDPEDIGEFEDVESLVKTFPKVLDEAFKPFNNIKLEDSYECTMAIVRKLSEIDHGKFENDFREVIQLWESISPHPALRESKIKYLWLNEIYEIYLEEFKRLDFDAEIYAAKTRKLIQETSKLLNFKGHLPEISIDSDYLNKLKEIKLDPSDKAEKIIRDIETVIRKNEVNSAVYVEFQNRLDDLIKQKQEESLAIEEILNQLGGLYSELDDIASLPERMGFPDKGSFEFFTIIKNNSGESFNEELVREFSFEAAEKIKAKIYNGWQEVPREFDRLKYEILLLSVNPKFEELKIDGNDELMEQIMKAVLQNYKLS